In candidate division KSB1 bacterium, one DNA window encodes the following:
- a CDS encoding Mrr restriction system protein, whose translation MPGITASRRGELMRGVFKLLLDHPEGLPARTVLERLPQVVPPTDFEKTTYPGRPTVRRYERIVRFSTIGPAKAGWLVKTRGTWSLTEAGRQAYERFTDPEEFTRESDRLYRKWKEEREPDVVAEESSPDAATTLEEAEEAAWTEIEEHLERMDPYDFQELVAGLLRAMGYHVSWVAPPGPDKSIDIIAHTDPLGIQGPRIKVQVKRRSEKATIEGIRSLLALLGEGDVGLFISTGGFTREAEDEARRQEKRRIILLDLSRLFDLWVEHYDKIPEVQRRLLPIRPVYFLIPED comes from the coding sequence GTGCCAGGAATCACTGCCAGTCGCAGGGGAGAATTAATGAGAGGAGTGTTCAAGCTGCTCTTGGACCATCCTGAGGGCCTTCCTGCAAGGACAGTACTGGAGAGGCTGCCGCAGGTGGTCCCGCCCACCGATTTCGAAAAGACCACCTACCCGGGCCGGCCAACAGTCCGACGGTACGAAAGGATAGTGAGGTTTTCCACCATTGGGCCCGCTAAGGCTGGCTGGCTTGTGAAAACTCGGGGGACATGGTCGCTCACCGAGGCAGGTCGACAGGCTTATGAACGGTTTACCGACCCCGAGGAATTCACGCGGGAATCCGACAGGCTTTACCGCAAATGGAAGGAAGAAAGAGAGCCGGATGTGGTAGCCGAGGAGAGCTCACCGGATGCCGCCACCACCCTCGAGGAGGCAGAAGAAGCGGCGTGGACGGAGATAGAGGAACATCTCGAGCGGATGGACCCCTACGACTTCCAGGAGCTTGTCGCGGGACTCCTTCGCGCCATGGGCTACCACGTCTCGTGGGTCGCACCGCCTGGCCCGGACAAGAGCATCGACATCATTGCCCACACCGACCCTCTGGGCATTCAGGGCCCGCGCATCAAGGTGCAGGTGAAGCGACGCAGCGAGAAGGCCACCATCGAAGGCATCCGCTCGCTTCTCGCCCTGCTTGGCGAGGGCGATGTCGGGCTCTTCATCTCCACTGGCGGGTTCACGCGGGAAGCTGAAGACGAGGCCAGACGGCAGGAGAAGCGAAGGATTATCCTCCTTGATCTGAGTCGACTTTTCGACCTCTGGGTGGAACATTACGACAAGATTCCCGAAGTGCAGCGACGGCTACTGCCCATTCGACCGGTCTATTTCCTGATCCCCGAGGACTGA
- the mpl gene encoding UDP-N-acetylmuramate:L-alanyl-gamma-D-glutamyl-meso-diaminopimelate ligase, translating to MRRLDPGSDIYFIAICGTAMAALAAMLKNLGYRVRGSDKDVYPPMSTFLAAQGIPVYEGFDAAHLEPAPDLVVIGNAMSRGNPEVEAVLARKLHYTSMPEALKEFVLRDRYSVVVTGTHGKTTTSSMIAWALECAGRDPGFLIGGVPCNFQQGFKCGSGRHFVVEGDEYDTAFFDKGPKFMHYLPDVAVINNIEFDHADIYPGLDEIKLAFRRFINIIPGNGLLVAAADDPVVMELAPRALCAVHTFGLRAEATWRALDIAFADGGTRFVATYQGKKEGEFHTKLTGMHNVRNALAAIATCRFLGLSFQEIAAALATFEGVRKRLELRAEVNGIKIYDDFAHHPTAIRETLNGVRALQPGASIWALYEPRTATARRKVFQKEFAQSFAAAEHVVVAPVHRPDKVRPEELFSVPELVADLRARGKDAYHFPEVDAIVTFVAAHARPGDVIVTLSNGDFEGIPDKLKTALERKYDDGARQR from the coding sequence ATGAGACGCCTTGACCCTGGCTCTGACATTTACTTCATCGCCATTTGCGGCACGGCCATGGCCGCGCTGGCGGCGATGCTCAAGAACCTCGGCTACCGGGTGCGCGGCTCGGACAAGGACGTCTATCCGCCCATGAGCACCTTCCTGGCCGCGCAGGGCATCCCCGTGTACGAGGGCTTTGACGCTGCCCATCTCGAGCCGGCCCCGGACTTGGTGGTCATAGGCAACGCCATGTCGCGCGGCAATCCAGAGGTGGAAGCGGTGTTGGCGCGCAAGCTCCACTACACCTCGATGCCTGAGGCTCTCAAGGAGTTTGTGCTGCGCGATCGCTATTCGGTGGTGGTCACTGGCACCCATGGCAAGACGACCACCAGCTCAATGATTGCCTGGGCCTTGGAGTGTGCGGGCCGTGATCCCGGCTTTCTCATCGGCGGGGTGCCGTGCAACTTCCAGCAAGGGTTCAAGTGCGGCTCGGGCCGGCACTTTGTCGTGGAAGGGGACGAGTACGACACCGCCTTCTTCGACAAGGGGCCCAAGTTCATGCACTATCTGCCCGACGTGGCAGTCATCAACAACATCGAGTTCGACCACGCCGACATCTACCCCGGCCTGGACGAGATCAAGTTGGCGTTCCGCCGTTTCATCAACATCATCCCTGGCAATGGCCTGCTGGTGGCCGCTGCCGACGACCCGGTGGTGATGGAGCTGGCGCCGCGGGCGCTGTGTGCGGTGCACACCTTTGGCTTGCGAGCGGAGGCGACCTGGCGCGCGCTGGACATCGCCTTTGCAGACGGCGGCACTCGCTTTGTCGCCACCTACCAGGGGAAAAAGGAGGGAGAGTTCCACACGAAGCTGACAGGCATGCACAACGTGCGCAACGCGCTGGCTGCTATCGCCACGTGCCGCTTCTTGGGTCTGAGCTTTCAGGAGATCGCCGCCGCGCTGGCCACCTTCGAGGGTGTCAGGAAGAGGCTGGAACTGCGTGCGGAAGTCAACGGTATCAAAATCTACGACGATTTTGCGCATCATCCCACGGCCATCAGGGAGACGCTGAACGGGGTGCGCGCCCTACAGCCCGGAGCAAGTATCTGGGCGCTCTACGAGCCACGGACGGCCACGGCGCGGCGCAAGGTCTTTCAGAAAGAATTCGCCCAAAGCTTTGCTGCAGCAGAACATGTGGTGGTGGCGCCGGTACATCGCCCCGACAAAGTGCGGCCGGAGGAGCTGTTCTCCGTGCCGGAACTGGTGGCCGACCTGCGGGCGCGCGGCAAGGACGCCTATCACTTCCCAGAGGTGGACGCCATCGTGACATTCGTGGCTGCGCACGCCCGCCCTGGCGATGTCATTGTGACCTTGAGCAACGGTGACTTTGAGGGCATTCCCGACAAGCTGAAAACTGCTCTGGAGAGGAAGTACGACGATGGGGCAAGGCAGCGGTGA
- a CDS encoding BamA/TamA family outer membrane protein, protein MTAPQADKSGSDGRARVRSLRIVGTHAVSEEQALQWANIRPGAPWAAHEAQESSRALLESYRREGYPWARVDSVVARFSGDSSGVEVSLWIQEGPLARIGTIAINGVDDQWRALLLARFDSRPGRRFFEDVLRRDLQEALSEFENRGHPFAYLVLDSLSLRDQEGARQLDICLSAFPGPQVRIDEVRVVGAVTTKRQVIARAAGFRSGQLYNQRAMERVPARLKRLPFIASVDTPVPFVSEQGASGVLLAVRERKASSIDGVLGYNPGVGSEKGYLTGLLDLSLGNLFGTARALQARWQKRDQKTQELRFSYREPWVLGSPVSLAFTFEQLVQDTTYVRRDLALELSLPLADRLNARVQIGRGEVLPDSLATALLGMPRSRSLTAALGVEYDTRDDLLNPRSGFFYQTALSVDRKKQFVSSDQEALYGLRPKVDNRRVIVDAELYVQPLRYQVVAITVHGRQVTSTQGRIPIEDQFRFGGARTLRGYREHEFRGSKVAWSNLEYRYLLGRRSRAFVFIDGGYYWRDDVHQTSEGYRIGYGFGVRIETGLGIVGVDLGLGKGDSLMESKVHVGLVNEF, encoded by the coding sequence ATGACCGCTCCGCAGGCTGACAAGAGCGGGAGCGATGGGCGAGCGAGGGTGCGGTCGCTGCGGATTGTCGGCACCCACGCCGTCAGCGAGGAGCAGGCCCTGCAGTGGGCCAATATCCGGCCAGGCGCACCTTGGGCAGCGCACGAGGCACAGGAAAGCAGCCGGGCGCTTCTGGAATCCTACCGGCGCGAGGGTTACCCTTGGGCGCGCGTCGACTCGGTAGTGGCCCGCTTTAGCGGCGACAGCAGCGGCGTGGAGGTGAGCCTTTGGATACAGGAAGGTCCTCTGGCGCGCATCGGCACCATCGCCATCAACGGCGTAGATGACCAGTGGCGTGCCCTGCTGCTGGCGCGCTTCGACAGTCGCCCCGGTAGGCGGTTTTTCGAGGACGTGCTCCGCCGCGACCTCCAGGAAGCACTCAGCGAGTTCGAAAACCGCGGCCACCCCTTTGCTTACCTGGTGCTGGATAGCCTCTCCCTGCGCGACCAGGAGGGGGCGCGCCAGCTCGACATCTGCCTCAGCGCGTTTCCTGGGCCACAGGTGCGCATCGACGAAGTGCGGGTGGTAGGAGCGGTCACCACCAAGCGGCAGGTTATCGCCAGGGCGGCCGGCTTCAGGTCAGGACAGCTGTACAACCAGCGCGCCATGGAGCGCGTGCCGGCGCGCCTCAAGAGACTGCCATTCATCGCAAGCGTCGACACACCCGTGCCCTTTGTGAGTGAGCAGGGGGCCAGCGGGGTGCTGCTCGCCGTGCGCGAGCGGAAGGCCAGCTCGATCGACGGTGTGCTCGGCTACAATCCCGGGGTAGGCAGCGAAAAGGGCTACCTCACCGGCCTCTTGGACCTGTCACTGGGTAACCTCTTTGGGACTGCCCGCGCCCTCCAGGCCCGCTGGCAGAAGCGCGATCAGAAGACGCAGGAGTTGCGCTTCTCCTACCGCGAGCCATGGGTTCTGGGCTCCCCAGTGAGCCTGGCTTTCACCTTCGAGCAACTGGTGCAGGACACCACCTACGTGCGGCGGGATCTCGCCCTGGAGCTCTCGCTGCCCCTGGCTGACCGGCTCAATGCCAGGGTGCAAATTGGGCGGGGCGAAGTGCTGCCGGACTCCTTGGCCACCGCATTGCTGGGTATGCCGCGCAGCCGCTCCTTGACCGCTGCGCTGGGGGTGGAGTACGATACGCGCGACGACCTCCTCAATCCGCGCTCTGGCTTCTTCTACCAGACGGCGCTGTCGGTGGACCGCAAGAAGCAGTTTGTCTCGTCCGACCAGGAGGCCCTCTACGGCCTGCGCCCCAAAGTGGACAACAGGCGGGTGATAGTCGACGCGGAACTCTATGTGCAGCCCCTGCGCTACCAGGTGGTAGCCATTACCGTGCATGGTCGACAGGTGACCAGCACCCAGGGGAGGATCCCCATAGAGGATCAGTTCCGCTTTGGCGGGGCACGCACCCTGCGCGGCTACCGGGAGCACGAGTTCCGCGGCAGCAAGGTGGCGTGGTCAAATCTTGAATATCGCTACCTCTTGGGCAGAAGGTCCCGCGCCTTTGTCTTCATAGACGGCGGCTACTATTGGCGCGACGATGTGCACCAGACGAGCGAAGGCTACCGCATCGGCTACGGCTTTGGCGTGCGCATCGAGACTGGACTGGGGATCGTCGGCGTGGACTTGGGGCTCGGCAAGGGCGACAGCCTCATGGAGAGCAAAGTGCATGTGGGCCTGGTGAACGAATTCTGA
- a CDS encoding NHL repeat-containing protein yields MRSLVGISLLMVAAAVGEAVGQSLPGAPELRLLFAFGSEGDQPGQFRNPMGLAIDLDGNVYVADTGNNRIQKFDRHGRFLKQIGGFGWGREQFDRPVDICASAGLDVFVADYNNERIERYDSHLNYISSYYADESQDETLRFGFPLSVALSRHGELFLVDGENRRLLKINSFGVPELSFGDFRWAQGRLERPAQVALSTKDLVYVGDAGAGCVLVYDYSGNFIRKLGVELLRAPTGVSVDSRGRVWVADTGNDRIVAFSPEGNLLGQWGARGDKLGAFKRPSDVAVGAGRVYVLDGGNCRVQVFELSGQ; encoded by the coding sequence ATGCGGTCTCTGGTCGGTATCAGCCTTCTGATGGTGGCGGCGGCGGTGGGTGAGGCGGTTGGGCAGTCCCTTCCTGGCGCTCCTGAGCTCCGTCTGCTCTTTGCCTTTGGCAGCGAAGGCGACCAACCTGGGCAGTTCCGCAATCCCATGGGCCTTGCCATTGACTTGGATGGCAACGTCTACGTCGCCGACACCGGCAACAATCGCATCCAGAAATTCGATCGCCACGGCCGTTTCCTCAAGCAGATCGGCGGTTTTGGTTGGGGGCGCGAGCAGTTCGACCGTCCGGTCGACATCTGTGCCTCGGCCGGCCTCGATGTGTTTGTGGCCGACTACAACAACGAGCGCATCGAGCGCTATGACAGCCACCTCAACTACATCTCTTCCTACTACGCGGACGAAAGCCAGGACGAGACGCTCCGCTTCGGCTTCCCGCTGAGCGTGGCCCTTTCGCGACACGGGGAACTTTTCCTTGTCGATGGCGAGAATAGGCGGCTGCTGAAGATCAACTCCTTCGGCGTGCCGGAGTTGAGCTTCGGGGACTTTCGTTGGGCACAGGGCAGACTGGAGCGACCGGCGCAGGTCGCGCTGAGCACAAAGGACCTGGTCTACGTGGGTGACGCAGGAGCCGGGTGCGTGCTTGTGTACGATTACTCCGGCAACTTTATCCGCAAGCTGGGCGTCGAGCTGCTCCGTGCTCCGACAGGGGTGAGCGTCGATAGCCGCGGACGCGTCTGGGTCGCCGACACAGGGAACGACCGTATCGTCGCTTTCTCCCCAGAAGGAAACCTCCTCGGCCAGTGGGGGGCGCGCGGCGACAAGTTGGGCGCCTTCAAACGACCCAGCGACGTGGCGGTGGGCGCCGGACGGGTGTATGTGCTGGATGGGGGCAACTGTCGGGTGCAGGTCTTTGAACTTTCTGGCCAATAG
- a CDS encoding Maf family protein encodes MALELPSLRDRRLVLASASARRAQLLRLLGLEFDVIPSSIVEENGGVEDPVRHVRELALAKAREVAAQVDCGLVIGADTVVVLAGRLLGKPADADEARAMLALLSGKTHEVYTGFALVERPSGRELVEHELTRVHFRDLSNEEIEAYVATGSPLDKAGAYGIQDLSAIFVDRIEGCFYNVVGFPLAKFYQAYREFCRAKE; translated from the coding sequence GTGGCACTCGAGTTGCCGTCTTTGCGGGACAGGCGCCTGGTCCTTGCCTCTGCCTCGGCAAGACGTGCCCAGCTTTTGCGTCTGCTGGGCCTGGAGTTTGACGTCATCCCCAGCAGCATCGTCGAGGAAAATGGCGGCGTCGAGGATCCGGTGCGCCACGTGCGCGAGCTTGCCCTGGCCAAGGCGCGAGAAGTTGCCGCGCAGGTGGATTGTGGGCTGGTAATCGGCGCTGACACTGTGGTGGTGCTGGCTGGCCGCTTGCTGGGCAAGCCGGCCGATGCAGATGAAGCGCGCGCCATGTTGGCCCTGCTCAGCGGCAAGACGCACGAGGTCTACACCGGCTTTGCGCTGGTGGAGAGGCCGAGCGGGCGTGAACTGGTGGAGCATGAGCTGACCAGAGTCCACTTCCGCGACCTGAGCAATGAGGAGATCGAGGCGTACGTGGCCACAGGCAGCCCACTGGACAAGGCGGGCGCCTACGGCATCCAGGATCTGAGCGCCATCTTTGTGGACCGCATCGAAGGGTGTTTCTACAACGTGGTTGGCTTCCCACTGGCCAAGTTCTACCAGGCCTACAGGGAGTTCTGTCGGGCAAAGGAGTGA
- a CDS encoding beta-galactosidase — protein MPPVLGPEWTCTWDLRTWRERLDRLVNLGASTLFIYLMGHALPYASKRFPEWVEARHPNVEVEFFQQVVDWCVDRGIYLVDVFSTTGHAKGYTSRHPELAICDREGHPQVQSGIMCHHKEGARGYCFGVIEECLARYRGFAGVILHPPEFARPCFCEACQQHFRAAHGKSLLSATNQEAKRFFMATNLRFQRSTLEALIRPQAPELRLLTFTIPWVFEKEFEQIAKEIDLDTVIVDWDYDQHEERIARLPARLRRQQQFGHKVWFMLTSGFAFSNERSASEQADLVLRQVEAALAVGVRDIIYFIGPAWWPTVEQTSYYLHKMRGPGRLGRGG, from the coding sequence ATGCCGCCAGTCCTCGGCCCTGAGTGGACCTGTACCTGGGACCTGCGCACCTGGCGGGAGCGTCTCGACCGCCTCGTGAACTTGGGCGCCAGCACCCTGTTCATCTACCTGATGGGCCATGCTCTGCCCTATGCGAGCAAGAGGTTCCCGGAATGGGTGGAGGCGCGGCATCCGAATGTCGAAGTAGAGTTTTTCCAGCAGGTGGTGGACTGGTGTGTGGACAGGGGTATCTATCTCGTCGACGTCTTTTCGACCACTGGGCATGCCAAGGGATACACCTCGCGCCACCCCGAACTGGCCATCTGCGACCGAGAGGGGCACCCCCAGGTGCAATCGGGCATCATGTGCCACCACAAGGAAGGTGCGCGCGGGTATTGCTTCGGGGTCATCGAGGAATGCCTTGCACGGTATCGCGGCTTTGCCGGCGTGATTCTGCACCCGCCCGAATTTGCGCGCCCGTGCTTTTGCGAAGCATGTCAGCAGCATTTCCGCGCGGCTCACGGGAAGAGCCTGCTCTCGGCCACCAACCAGGAGGCAAAGCGATTCTTCATGGCCACCAACCTCCGTTTTCAACGCTCGACACTGGAAGCCCTGATTCGCCCACAGGCGCCTGAACTGCGCCTTCTCACTTTCACCATCCCCTGGGTGTTTGAAAAGGAGTTTGAACAGATCGCCAAGGAAATCGACTTGGACACCGTCATTGTCGACTGGGACTATGACCAGCATGAGGAGCGAATTGCGAGACTCCCTGCGCGATTGCGACGGCAGCAACAATTTGGTCACAAGGTCTGGTTCATGCTCACCTCAGGCTTTGCCTTCTCTAACGAACGCAGTGCCAGTGAGCAGGCCGACCTGGTTTTGCGGCAGGTTGAGGCGGCATTGGCGGTCGGCGTCAGGGACATCATCTACTTCATCGGGCCTGCCTGGTGGCCGACCGTCGAGCAGACCAGCTACTATCTTCACAAAATGAGAGGGCCGGGGAGGCTGGGGAGGGGAGGGTGA
- a CDS encoding DUF4115 domain-containing protein, giving the protein MTVDETAGVKGICRAIGDELKRARERKKASLADVAKKTKINPKYLQSIEEGEFGFLPEPYVRAFIRAYAQEVGLEPSTMLKPLDRVRERLQEARPVLPVQSPSSTSWVKSLLARLKSLVSREKQAATLVIGGAMVVLALSAIYARNYHTLFGSGKKPAHPSVSQVATGAQGATELRLDMEVVDNTWVQVVADDSTLSQATYAVGERRSWRARHSFSLKVADAGAVMLTLDGRPLGRLGEKGEELALRIDRTGIVTRTGIANKGKASPVDLEQSTVEQYRGGLRRREL; this is encoded by the coding sequence GTGACTGTTGACGAGACGGCCGGCGTCAAAGGGATCTGCCGGGCCATTGGCGATGAGCTGAAGCGGGCACGGGAGCGCAAGAAGGCTTCGCTGGCCGACGTGGCCAAGAAGACCAAAATCAACCCGAAATACTTGCAGAGCATCGAAGAGGGCGAATTCGGCTTTCTGCCGGAGCCGTACGTGCGCGCCTTCATCCGCGCCTATGCCCAGGAGGTGGGCTTGGAGCCTTCCACCATGCTCAAGCCTCTCGACCGCGTGCGGGAGCGACTTCAGGAGGCAAGGCCGGTTCTCCCTGTGCAGAGCCCGTCAAGCACATCGTGGGTCAAGTCTCTACTGGCCAGGCTAAAGTCGCTCGTCAGCAGGGAGAAACAGGCTGCGACTTTGGTGATCGGCGGCGCCATGGTTGTGCTCGCGCTCTCGGCCATTTACGCGCGCAACTACCACACGCTGTTCGGCAGCGGCAAGAAGCCGGCGCACCCATCCGTGAGCCAGGTGGCGACTGGTGCGCAGGGTGCGACGGAACTTCGGCTCGATATGGAGGTGGTGGACAATACTTGGGTGCAGGTCGTGGCGGACGATAGTACGCTCAGCCAGGCCACCTATGCCGTCGGCGAGCGCCGGAGCTGGCGCGCACGCCATAGCTTCTCGCTCAAGGTAGCCGACGCAGGAGCGGTCATGCTCACCCTCGATGGCAGACCACTGGGCCGCTTGGGCGAAAAGGGGGAGGAACTGGCCCTCCGCATCGATCGCACGGGGATCGTTACCAGGACGGGCATAGCAAACAAGGGGAAGGCCAGCCCCGTTGACTTGGAACAGTCTACAGTGGAGCAGTACCGCGGCGGGCTGCGCAGGAGGGAGCTATGA
- the dtd gene encoding D-aminoacyl-tRNA deacylase: MRAVLQRVTSASVEIDGAVSGSIGRGLVVLVGVRNGDTRADAEFLAQKCVNLRIFADQQGKFNLSALDVGAELLVVSQFTLYADCRRGRRPGFTEAAPPEVSKPLYDHFVQALRGYGLPVAEGVFGAHMVVHINNDGPVTVIVDTPPGQQ, from the coding sequence GTGCGCGCAGTGTTGCAACGAGTGACATCGGCGTCCGTCGAAATAGATGGCGCCGTCAGCGGCTCTATCGGCCGTGGACTGGTGGTGCTGGTGGGGGTACGCAACGGCGACACGAGAGCGGATGCTGAATTCCTTGCGCAAAAGTGCGTCAATCTCCGTATATTTGCCGACCAGCAAGGCAAGTTCAATCTCTCCGCCTTGGACGTGGGCGCCGAGCTCTTGGTGGTCTCGCAATTCACCCTGTATGCAGACTGTCGGCGCGGGCGCCGTCCTGGATTCACCGAGGCGGCACCGCCAGAGGTTTCCAAACCGTTGTACGACCATTTCGTCCAAGCGCTGCGTGGCTACGGTCTCCCGGTGGCCGAAGGAGTCTTCGGGGCGCATATGGTGGTGCACATCAATAATGACGGCCCGGTCACGGTGATTGTGGATACTCCTCCAGGCCAACAGTGA
- a CDS encoding thioredoxin family protein, which translates to MSRKAHLPLLLLGVVLLLLGCGKKQEGPKILTGWLTQDKLLMEMDNYRADFDNYQPNEEAVAVLRSYEHDVDLLVFLGTWCPDCAREVPRFLKSIYAAANPRLHVKLLALDRSKRDPGGVAERFAIDHVPTFVVMVDGVELGRIVETPSLTIEQDIALLLLGRSGT; encoded by the coding sequence ATGAGTCGGAAAGCACACCTGCCGCTGCTCCTGTTGGGCGTGGTGCTCCTTCTTCTGGGCTGTGGCAAGAAGCAGGAAGGCCCCAAGATTCTCACCGGCTGGCTTACCCAGGACAAACTCCTCATGGAAATGGACAACTACCGGGCTGACTTTGACAATTACCAGCCCAACGAGGAGGCGGTGGCGGTTCTGCGCAGCTACGAGCACGACGTGGACCTTTTGGTCTTCCTGGGCACCTGGTGTCCAGATTGTGCCCGCGAGGTGCCACGCTTCCTGAAGAGCATCTATGCTGCCGCCAACCCGCGCCTCCATGTGAAGTTGCTGGCGCTGGACCGCAGCAAGCGCGACCCCGGAGGCGTCGCCGAACGATTCGCGATCGACCACGTACCCACCTTCGTCGTGATGGTCGACGGCGTGGAGCTCGGGCGCATCGTGGAGACACCCTCGCTGACCATAGAACAAGACATCGCCCTTCTGTTGCTGGGAAGGTCTGGCACATGA
- a CDS encoding geranylgeranylglycerol-phosphate geranylgeranyltransferase, with protein sequence MPSRRDAPSRALRPHQEQRPHQEATGSSTCFSRIWSYVILTRPLNVVIGGLSIFVGALVTGTIHPLRHVLIACASGSLVAAGANAINDYFDVEIDRRNKPYRLLPAGKIARRKARVFALALLLGSLLGAAIGPVPLLVAASTATLLYVYSWRLKRTVLWGNIAVSVATALAFIYGGLAVGRPAAALIPAGFAFLFHLGREIIKDVEDMHGDRLEGVVTLPIRHGRRTALVVATAVYALVVAVTPLPYVGGVYDLAYLLVVVAGVDTVVAYVVVQMWRRPDPPTLHRLSELLKADMFVGLVAIYVGR encoded by the coding sequence GTGCCAAGTAGGAGAGATGCCCCGTCACGCGCTTTGCGCCCGCACCAAGAGCAAAGGCCGCACCAGGAGGCCACAGGTTCCAGCACGTGCTTCTCGCGAATTTGGTCGTATGTCATCCTCACCCGTCCGCTGAATGTTGTCATCGGCGGGTTGTCCATCTTCGTAGGGGCGCTGGTGACCGGCACCATCCACCCCCTGCGCCACGTGCTCATCGCTTGCGCCTCCGGTAGCCTAGTGGCTGCGGGCGCAAATGCCATCAATGATTATTTTGACGTGGAGATAGACCGGCGCAACAAGCCATATCGGCTGCTGCCCGCGGGAAAAATTGCGCGGCGCAAAGCTCGGGTATTCGCTCTTGCGCTCCTCCTCGGCAGCCTCCTTGGCGCAGCTATCGGGCCGGTTCCCCTGCTGGTGGCCGCTTCTACCGCAACGCTCCTCTACGTGTACAGCTGGCGACTGAAGCGCACGGTGTTGTGGGGCAACATAGCGGTGAGCGTAGCCACGGCCTTGGCGTTCATCTACGGCGGGCTGGCGGTGGGACGACCGGCTGCCGCCCTCATTCCGGCCGGTTTCGCGTTTCTCTTCCACCTCGGGCGCGAGATCATCAAGGATGTGGAGGACATGCACGGCGACCGGCTGGAGGGCGTGGTGACGCTGCCCATCCGCCATGGCCGGCGCACGGCACTGGTAGTTGCTACTGCCGTGTACGCGCTGGTCGTTGCGGTGACGCCGCTGCCGTATGTCGGGGGGGTGTATGACTTGGCATACCTTCTTGTGGTGGTCGCCGGCGTGGACACCGTCGTTGCCTACGTGGTCGTGCAGATGTGGCGGCGGCCAGACCCGCCTACCTTGCACCGCCTTAGTGAGCTCCTCAAGGCGGATATGTTTGTGGGGCTGGTGGCGATTTATGTGGGGCGTTAG